The Aedes albopictus strain Foshan chromosome 2, AalbF5, whole genome shotgun sequence region GTCATGGGACCGTGAAAAGAGAGTTTTCTGCTGACGATCTGGTGTATGCGCAGATTCACCATCGAAATGTGACTACTTGGGTTCCTGGCAAGATCATTGAGAGGAAAGGTTCTGTGAACTACAATGTACTTCTGGACAATGGTCGTCTTATCCGCTCTCACACCAACCAATTGAGAGGACGTCATCTGGACACTCATCTGGAAACTTCCTTCGAAGATGTCGATGCAGATCATCAGCTACCATGGACCATGCTGCTTGAAGAATTCAATATTCCTATTCCATGTTCAATCCGCAATGATCCAATCGATGAACTTCCGCAGAATCCGGTGGAGGTTCATCAACCAACCGAAGAACTGCCACCTGAAGATATACAACCTGGGGAAATGCTACCTCCGCTAATTGAAGAAGATGTTCCTGCAGACAATGTTGAAGATAATGAACCCCAACCTACTAACAACCCGATACGGAACCGAAGGCTTCCTTCGTGGCTCTCACCATATGATCTTTTCTGAAGGGGGAGATGTTATAGGGCTCTGCGTGAAATCATCTCCTTCtccttcactcttacagaaattttgtaaacaacaaggccaagaaacgtcaaaatcccatacaaaatcaaaacaatgcagtgccctatagaggaATGGCCTGAAGCCATGATCAAAGAAACCTATGTTAATTAAGTTGTTTGACATTATACTTTTCTACGATTATTACTGTTCCAACCTCCGAAGTAAATAGACCTAAACTACAACTAGTCTTTAATTCATTGGAGTTGTGACAtgggagatgttcacgacatcccagagccacaggcaacgggactcaaattgaatgacatcgagcaacgaattgagtcgcattcggcttctcagttttttccctcgttacccggggaaaatgatgacattgaaaaaataaggcatccgataggaaaaatattttactacaataattctatcgggtatggcataatgtcgtttggcatagtcttttggcataatctggcataatagtcgattggtaaatggccgtttggcataacaataagtgaaatggcattcatcattttcgtgtatgataaatatctgtgttattttcaaaacttcaaacatcACGAGATTCATCATTTTAGTACGGAGCTACAATGAATCCACAATCCTTTTTCGCGCGAGAATTCTTTATAAGGGTAAAATATGTGACCTTCAACAGTAGAATGACCGTGAATTACTTCGGTAGGCCATATCTAACTTCATTTGCCTTTAatatagaatttaaaaatttaaaaatatttggcaatatgtttagatagaaataactgatatctgggaacttttgtattctgggtagttttgttctcttcgtcatggaaggctttttgaaacctgttgaattcaaagttGGCCGATAAATACCCCCAACTTGGTCAGGCAACTTGGCCGATAAATACcccctcataacgaagagaacaaacctgtcgataatattCAGTCACCCTAAAAAGACTTACTAAAGCTCAAGCCatttaaatcaatagcatgaccattacccagaatcagcaaattataaattttgtgtcaatatgtaagtaaaatactctggtagatttaacaaatagtttgtgaatataattaatattaataaagcatattaaaccttttttggatttttgaaatcaaatcttgttttcattgagtttttgaaatgataacaaaatgatatcttaatttgatattaaataaaaacaattcggaaagaaaacttattttgatttcattttgttatcaataacaaaatgagttatcaatttgttataggtttgttctcattccctgctcgggtatctTGTAGATGATCCTAATGATACATTTCGGAAGTCTGACCATTATTTttgaagcagcgtacgattctgTAAAAAGAAATTAGATTCGGcaaataatgtcagaacatggcttTCCGGCGAAAGCTTATGCTCTTCTAAAGAGGGAGCCAGCGAGGATTGGCTTGAAGAAAAACTCGATTAAGACGAATCACATAATAGGACACAATCAGCGAAATACAAGATTTGATTGAGATTTGAGATTGAGATTTGATTTGATGACAAagtctccatttttgcaatgaaatggtgcaaaaagcgtgggtgttACATGTATGATTCGTTACCTAATTTTATGCAGCTGTAGAAGAAAAACTTTGGGCAGCTGTGTTGTTGCATTCTGCATTTCAACTGCATTGCAACTTCAAcaatacagttacccaaagttttgcttaaaCAGTATCAAATAATGCAAGAAATCATAGCACCAATGCTGTATCTACTTCAACGACGTGCATCTGGTTTTCCAAGATCCCCGGCTGTCATTCGTGGAcgacctgaagttattcctgcgcATCCATTCAACTACAGACTGCCGTTTACTTCAGGAGCAGGTCAACTGTTTTTGCAGAGTTTCtttttacagcttctagctgtaataatATCGCATTACgaccttcaaagcgctgctgataTGTGGATTTGTGAACGAAATGTACTGCATAGTGGTAGctttttttgttagtggggactcctattcgattttttcaagttttcacatcctcCGGGAAATCGGCCGGAGTTgaaatagagtgcagtaaaggcagctcCAGTGATAAGTGATTGATTgtcgaaaaccgagtttggtagctgtatggtgcttgttttgcagccgtgtattagcttatgatttatatttgactagcttcccttttattcagcgttgattgCTTTATTTCGATGTTTACACAACTGAAAGCAAATGACTAAAGCTTATAGCACTGAAAATATTAGTTGGGTAGATTGTGAATCTATACTAGGTACACCAAGTGAACATCAATGTTCAACCACGTTTTCTGCGGAATAGCTCGATACTGAGGCTTTCTCTTCTTCGTAGCAATTAGTGGATACGAAGAAATGTGATGTTGATGAAATAAATGTGGTCTATCGTTGCAAACAGCAATTTTTGTCACCGATCTTTTAGCAAAACAAATAAGAACGCGCAAAACAAATAAGTTAATAATACGCAATTTTCCATTTGCTCTTTCAATGCAACTTTATTAATGAGACATTcttctttgaaaatgttttccgttttagTGTATGGATATAGTCGGTTACGCTGAATTCTCAGCAAGAGTAGTTCGAACCCACTCGTGGAAATATGATACACGTGCATAGGCGTCCGGATATCCAAATGCGCAGGGCACGCCAAAGTTCACCAATCCTACTAGCTTTCCATCAAGAGTTAGTGGTCCACCAGAATCTCCCTGAAATGATTAAAGTTTTGTAGTACCTCGCTGCTGAACATAAAATGATTAGTCAACTAACGTTGCACGCTCCTTCGCCGCTTCTGGTAAGAGTGCAAATATGGCCAATATCAACGTTACTGCCACCACTTGCGGATTTCTGCTTGCACTCTTCGTTGCTGATCGTTTTGAGGTCCAGTGTCTGCAACTTCGTCGGAACGGGTCCTCCAGCCGAAGTTCTACCCCATCCCGTCAGAGTTACCGTCCGGTTGGCACCTACTTCCTTCTCCCAGTACACAATAGCcttaacgacgcgtagtgcgtcatcagcatcattgaaatctcgctcgaaatttcaaagtgataaaactcagttaccaaagcgcaaatttggatgaaaatgtatcatcccatatgctcactcgtggtgagtgtgatgatactttttctactgcgtgactgcagaattgcccgttttttatcacttcaaaaacgcgaggcaaacaatcattgaaaattaaaaagtcaatgattcctatgaaaattctgtgatgcaccaagtcaccttaaccTTGGCGGAGAATTGTAGCTTGGATTTCAGGCGAACCAATGCCACGTCGTTGTGAAATTGCGGTTTGTCGTAATACTTGTGCTGGAAGAATTTGTCCGTTTCGTAGAGATCTCCGCCTTCCTTTAGACTGTTGGTTCCGACCAGTACGTTCAGCTGCCCGGGTTTTTGACTATTAGATAATAAATGGATTAAAACGTTTGAAAATATGTATGATGATAATAATTGTTCATTATCTTACCCATTAACACAGTGGGCAGCCGTCAGAACCCACCGTTCGGCTATTATGGAACCACCACAGAGGTGTCCAAAGCCCTGCAACTGCAATGATACTTGATGGGGCACGGATCCATCGGCAGCCTCATGGCCACCGACCACTCGATTCACGTAGTTATCGTCCAACTGAAGCATTTCTGCAGATATGATGGTAACCATTAAGGCTAACGAAATAACTACTGCGTTTGCCATGTCGATAATTTTTTACTAGATAGGTTTTTGATTTGAAAGATACTATATTCTCAGCGTCTGACTGTGTAATGTAGATCTGAACGAACTTCATCCTGTTTTATACTTATGTGAATAAGGGAAGCACTTGAAACTACTCAGAGTGATAGCCTTCGACAaagatttgattatttcatttgaGGTAAACCTTAAATCGAACCTCTTTAAAATAAGGAAGACACACGAACTTAGAAATCCGCGTACTTGAATGGGATGATCTGTAAGTGGTTGTAAATATTGCCCTACATTTTGTAATCTAGAAGTGCGGGGTTGTAAACAAAACGAAAGGAAATCATCACATTTAAAAATGAAAGTCAAAGTTTAAGTAGCAGAGCTTTTTcaacttaaggtacaccggggcaagttgaaacgggtagggcaagatgaaacacgaagttttgaaatagttttcaatacaatttggatttttttttctttcgccgaaagattgtttgaataaaaacTGTGTGTTTTGGCGTTCAaactgtttaccatcattggataacatcatgttaacccgctgtttcatcttgccccacccgtttcaatttgtcccggtgtaccttatgtgaATCTGGTGCATTTACTTCTCAAGTAGGTATATTACGATTCTAGTTTGTAAAATGTAAATGTGTAGTAAAATGAAACAGCGCATTAACATAATGTTATCCAatcatgataaacaatttgaatgtCATACCACATAGTTTTTTGCCGGGCCCTAGTGGGCAAAAAAGCTGTAAAATAGGGTCAAGTGGTCAAGAATAAAAAACACATAGTTTTTTAATCAAATAATCTTTTAGTTTTCAAACTTTTcgtttcaacttgctccggtgtagcttaaggtatgcacacagcaaaatctagccaccgtattttggatagaaatttctctattttcaacgaatcgtggcaatctctggcgcaaatgaaagcttattgtgtaaggaatcgaaaaatatttacttcgggatatattctgacattgtgtttaaaatagagtcaagggaacaagaagtcctcgaaaagtttttgcacaaacgtgctgaaaatctgacaatgtacattaaagcgaccgtccctgcagacctaagttagctttcaagtattcggttctatacatcattacaacctggaaaggttgcagatcaacttaagagcaagaaaaaatcgaagtttggcaagaaatacatagtttggtcaacaatatgaatttgtggtttgaaaaaccgaacttttagaaatacatgtacagcaaatcatctttttcactacgggaaatgtcgggaaaaatggctggcacctcttattcaaaagcttagacattgtgtattgatttgaattaatTTTTGTCCCCtatttttggcggagaatgcttgcgtttgtatgcagaaaactatgtagaaattttactggatttttccaaaaaacgtaaaatctcatacacttcaaaacttaacccaattgaaaaatattgagtaaccgtgaattggaaccttcaaaaaatgtcaagaacgacagctttcatcgaaaaataagattgattttgacacaaaggtggtaaaaatttcttggcatgccgtcgaaggtactgtgcaaaactttacggaaggactcaagcttaaaactcgagatgacggatataacaagtcaaatcagcaatgtcttgatgttgatttaaagtaaattaatgcttttataCGATGAAtagcttttggtttgggaacaagttggaatcaattattactgcttgattttctttggccagattttgctgtgcgcataccttatgcTTATGGAAAAGGATATATGAATTAAACAATATTTTGCACAATTTTGGAGATTAGTACACGCTAATCATCGCTCGGCGAACCAAATGATTAGCGGAAGTGTCAAACTTAAAAGCAATAAATCTAGTATTGAAAGAAACTACTGGACATCGTGCACAGCAGTGAACCTGAAGGAATTtaacatggtggctccagagaggatccaCCCTCGACTTCATACAAATTCATGGATGAAAGGATGTTGCGATGAGGATCACCATCGTGGCATCAGTATACTTAATTCtgtttttttacacgactttttttacgcgatattTTATGCACGACCTCTTTTTAcgcaactttttttacacgattttaatttgcggagggcaaatcgtaTTAAAAATTTCCCTTGGATTTTTTTgcgcgattttttgaactttttttacacgaactTTTTTTACGCGGACGCATCCATCGCATAAAACAGAATTGACTGTATCAGGCGCCGCAAACTACTATGTGAGCACTTATTATGACCCGATAATGACAAGATAACAACAGAACGGGAAATACATTGGGGACTTCGAAGGtgttgattttgtttgcggttttctgtgagaaagtgaaggagggcagattttttgctttttttcactcatactcccataagaaacaccgtaggaagaaagagtgtttcccagctcatcaaccttcgtagtcgcgaatagaGTCTAGACTGAGATAACAAGATCGATATTCTGAAGCATAGCTTTTTCGACTCGTAATGGATAGTAGGTATGCAGAGCGCAAGTAAATTTCTGGCGTATCTGGAAGCATGGAAATTTTGGCGAGGAACCGCTCAAGCAACAAACAAGCTTTGCATTTTTCCGGCCGACGCCAGATGTTATCCTATTTATCAGTCTTAGCAATGCGTAGCTCACCTTATCTAACCGGtcggactaaggcctgagtgtcctatgCTGTACgtagtagtcgtctccattctacacgGTTCATCGCTGCGCGTCTCCAGTTCTGCATTCTGCGCAAAtcgtccacttgatcgacccacctagctcgctgggcaccacgtcttcttgtaccggtgggATGGCTCTCGAGATCCATTTAAATCGGGTTGCTAtgcgacattctgatgacgtgacccgcccatcatAGCCTCCTAGTTTCAGCTGATGCTGCTCGTGATTCATTTGTCTTcttcggtgatagacgacggcataacattcgagagagtatcttgtaggcagcgctcagtagtgtgatcgcgcggtagttcccgcaatccaacttgtcgccctttttgtagatgggacacacgataccttccatccattccttcggtaatacttcctcctcccaaatcttggtattgACCCAGtgtagccggggcccgtagcgtagtggctacacgttcacttcataagtggatggtcatgggctcgatcccagccctgacacttgcaattattcatccggaagactgagttctgcctgttcctcgcctgtctataacgtgcctcattcgccctcgagcaacattctcgcccatgctgcattcttctcgtttttcagctgttcacattcgccgtcgtaccagtcgtttctgtgattcggagttgcgTAGCCTAGTGCTATAGCCGAGGTATTACCTAaggtggatcggatgtccctccagtcatcttcaagtgtagctgcgccaagctgctcttctgctgctcgatgttgagccacggcgttcgacttcgacgcgtggtttgtcgaaagttttaagcgcatgcatacagcgactaagtagtagtCCGAATCTAAAtgcgcactgcggtatgtgcgaacattggttatatccgataagaatttaccgtcgattagaacgtggtcgatttggttttctgtttgatggtcgggtgatctccaggtggctttgtggatatctttgcgggggaagaaggtgcttcggactaccataccacgggaggctgcaaagtttacgcatcgctggccgttgtcattcgatacggcgtgagTGAAGGCTGTTGCGccagattaccggtctgtacattcccTCTCTttttacctgcgcgttcatgtcgccgacaacgattttcacgtcacgcggcgagcaaccaccgcatcgtatatttgctctaactgcgcgtagaacgcatctttctcgtcatcaggtctcccttcatgtgtacagtggacgttgatgatgctgtagttgaagaaacggccattaactctcaacatgcacatccttgcgttgatcggctgccagtctttgtcatcgcttgacccgtgcacggaactacaaatcaacccaaatttaagttgttttgacgcaatcccggtcttccgtggaattactcaaatttgcgttaaacagcgaaaaagatgagtgagtagttctcgtttgagagcggcaaaaaaaattaacccagtggtaagttattttcacccaacggaggcctcaaatgacgcaaatttgggttaacttaagaaaacccaaatttggcttcttccacggaagagcagcggatgcgtcggtgcttctctctttgttttcgacaacattgcggtggggcgagggagaaaacaacccaactttgagttaaatctttaagcagtttagccaaatttgagtttttaaaacttattctttgggttataatatttttccgtgtggaagcatgagataggaacttgtggGGACAACGTGGGGACCAGCTCACAGTTCTGCACACTGACACGACTGACGGATTTACATCCTTGCTAAATTAATAGGAAATTAATTAATGGGGATCTACACACTGTTCAACGTACGGAATTTCTGTATTTCGAACATTTTCGGATGTTTCACCGTTCAAGAGAGAGAatactagggtaaatcgccaattattgcacaccttaaaaactcgccaattgttgcacacttcatGCTCTTCTTGGTTCGAATTTCGAGATGAACTTGAGTTTATATTAGTCACTACATCTTCGAGTCTACTTGTGGTGTAGTTGGCaaagcgcctgtctagtgagtaggagtcgagGGTTTGAGTCTTACCGGtaggacgattttttttttcgcaaatttcatttcagtttgtccatttctcactcacaccAGTATTTGTAAAGTATAGCTTTTGGATGTGTTTACGTTTTGCACACTACCTTTATATTTCTGTTGGAATCGGAGAAAACAAAAATATactacaatacattctattgccaGCAATTCATTATATTGTTATTGTATGGTTTGGTTATACAACAATATACCTTCTATACAAAAAGTTCAAACAATATCTTATTGTTTTGTATGGTTTGCGtttcagatttgctccagaaatttgtttttgTGTTTTTACAATATTTAACAACCTGTacattgtattgtaaaatgttaCAATACATTTTATGGTGCATATCCATACGTTATATTGGGGTAACTCTCAcagagaccggcccactatttacaccttgtcttcaaaaatgtttaaggtgccgattttcggAAAGTCCTtgctaaaaagtaaggaaaatgcatttggttgcccacattgatggaccccccgttagttagagccacaacaatttttgcagacccctcgattttggtcaaatggtggtttgtttaaaccgttataacttgaatttttctccaaaaccacctcataacgaattgttgtttaaaagaggaaatatagagctactatttacaatagtaAAAATTTGGATCGGCCATATTaattttggctgccatcttggatttttataccaaaatatttttttttcaccatgatgtcaaccatcgattttcaaaattttttgcatcaattgaaagctgaaacatttatacataacatatcaaaaaaaaaaaaaatagagatgtctttttttcctatcaaaagttatctgccgttttgtaaattaacccacgttttctccatacatttccatgcacaCCGGCAACGACAGGCAACAGCTTCCGAGTTTACGcatgcatgtatacacaaaggcacttgccgcaaaattagggcaaatcggaggttcgtttccatttttgactgtttttcaatgatgcgggcattgcttttataacttttttagtgttttgaagagcttcagctttccattagtaggttcagattttaaattcgtgttcgtaaacactgcgaaataacacagcatttatgtaaacggccggcaccgggcccagtgcgcaaaagtggcatggtttacaaaactTCAGATAACTtttcaaagaagaaaaagacatctaattttttttgatatgttatgtataaatgtctcagctttaaaTTGATGCAAAATGTTTGAAAATCTGTGGTTGCCATCATAGTGaacaaatgttttggtataaaaatccaagatggagggCAAAATCAAGATGGCCGACTCAACTTTTTagtattgtaaatagtagcactATCTTTATCTTTTCccgtttcaacaacaattcgttttgaggtggtttttggagaaactttcgagttataacggtttaaatgagcaaccatttgaccaaaatcgaggggtcagcGAAAATTGTTGTGCCtccaactaacggggggtccatcaatttgagtaaccaaatgcattttccttacttttttagcaaggacttttagaaaatcggaactttaaacatttttgaagacaaggtgtaaatagtgggccggtctcagcgagaattatccATTGTTTTTATATTGTCTTCTGTATGGTATCTACAATAAAATGTATTGCGAATGTATTGTAATGTAtacattgtatttgtattgtatttgtattgtatattTTTACAAGGGGAAATCATAGAACACCTTAATTAATTGATAAGCATCTAAGTCATAATgtttaaatgaaaataaaaataaacgaaGTTGCATGAAAACAGAAGATTCTTAATCATCGAGTCATTGTCACTTACACGTGACATAATTGTACACTACAGGCACTCATCTTCTAATCCAAACCATGTCGCAAACACAACGGGCACTTCAAATTTGCTCCAGAATTTATTGGCGCTATTATAGACCTGTGTCTACTACGGTGGGCGTTCGTACTTGAAGAACTTCCGATATGTACAGCTTTATCAGCATAGACTTTGTTGAATTggttttttaaccgttatgtgtccgacaaactttttgcttttttctataccgtgtattttaaatgggtgctgggtacccgggtaccctgtcggccacataagggttaatctcCAAAAGAGCGGGCGAATTCAAACGTCAT contains the following coding sequences:
- the LOC109397955 gene encoding chymotrypsin-1-like translates to MANAVVISLALMVTIISAEMLQLDDNYVNRVVGGHEAADGSVPHQVSLQLQGFGHLCGGSIIAERWVLTAAHCVNGQKPGQLNVLVGTNSLKEGGDLYETDKFFQHKYYDKPQFHNDVALVRLKSKLQFSAKVKAIVYWEKEVGANRTVTLTGWGRTSAGGPVPTKLQTLDLKTISNEECKQKSASGGSNVDIGHICTLTRSGEGACNGDSGGPLTLDGKLVGLVNFGVPCAFGYPDAYARVSYFHEWVRTTLAENSA